A stretch of DNA from Methylogaea oryzae:
CAGGTCTTTCACCAGCAGCACGCCCACCACTTCGGCGCGGTCTTCGCCGATGACGGGATAGCGGGAATGGGCGGTTTCGATGATGAGGGGGTAAAGGGTTTCCAATTCCGCGTCTTGCGGCACCACCACCATTTGCGCGCGGGGAATCATGATGTCGCGCACCCGCAGCTCCGACATTTGGAACACGCCCTCGATCATGGAGAGGGCTTCGGGCTCGATAAGGTGGCGCTTCTGGGCGTCGCGCAGTACGTCGATGAGGTCTTGCCGGTCCTTGGGCTCGCCGGTCAGGTATTGGGCGAAGCGTTCCACCCAGGTTTTGGTTTCGCCGCTACTGTGTGATTGGTCGTCGCTCATGATGATGGATCCCTACGCGTAAGGGTCTGAATATCCCAAAGACTGCAAGATGCGGATTTCCTCGGCCTCCATGACCTCGGCCTCCGCATCGTCCATATGATCGTAGCCTAGCAGGTGCAGCACGCCGTGCACGGTCATGTGCGCCCAGTGGGCCTCGGCCGGCTTGTCTTGCTCGGCCGCCTCCCTTTCCACCACCGGCGCGCAGATCACCAGATCGCCGATATGGCTGCAGGGCACGCCGGGTGGGGCTTCGAAAGGAAAGCTCAGCACATTGGTGGGGTAATCCTTGCCCCGGTATTCGCCGTTCAACTCGGCCGATTCCGTCTCGTCCACCACGCGGATCACCAGCTCGGCCTCGTCGCGCTTG
This window harbors:
- the ybeY gene encoding rRNA maturation RNase YbeY, with product MIDLEIQLACDGAQVPGEARFRQWAEAALQDKRDEAELVIRVVDETESAELNGEYRGKDYPTNVLSFPFEAPPGVPCSHIGDLVICAPVVEREAAEQDKPAEAHWAHMTVHGVLHLLGYDHMDDAEAEVMEAEEIRILQSLGYSDPYA